From Cellulosimicrobium cellulans, the proteins below share one genomic window:
- a CDS encoding ABC transporter permease, with product MSTRTDLSSPASRTTPGTDAFLRTGVAKFFADTWAVFTREILLVLRDPFTLIFSLLQPLIFLGLFGPLLTGAVGGFGGGASGGGGSTAETLQWFVPGVIVMISLFGTSMSGSNLLYEMMTGSYERVLATPLDRSAILVGRSLKEFAPLVVQGLLIALVCVPFGFTLYPLHLLVGLLLLGLFGIGVGALSIALALAAKNREWLFWGVQQSLLFPLLILSGMMLPLEAGPAWMRTAALFNPLTYIVDAERALLSGSFASTDVLWGFVAAAVTCVVGLWVGIRRTRKTV from the coding sequence ATGAGCACGCGCACCGACCTCTCGTCCCCGGCCAGCCGGACGACGCCGGGCACCGACGCGTTCCTGCGGACCGGGGTCGCGAAGTTCTTCGCCGACACCTGGGCCGTCTTCACGCGCGAGATCCTGCTCGTCCTGCGCGACCCGTTCACCCTGATCTTCTCGCTGCTGCAGCCGCTGATCTTCCTCGGGCTGTTCGGCCCGCTGCTCACGGGCGCGGTCGGCGGGTTCGGGGGCGGCGCGTCCGGCGGCGGCGGGTCGACCGCGGAGACGCTGCAGTGGTTCGTGCCCGGCGTGATCGTCATGATCTCGCTGTTCGGCACCTCGATGAGCGGGTCGAACCTGCTCTACGAGATGATGACCGGCTCCTACGAGCGCGTCCTCGCGACCCCGCTCGACCGGTCCGCGATCCTCGTGGGCCGCTCGCTCAAGGAGTTCGCCCCGCTCGTCGTGCAGGGCCTGCTCATCGCGCTCGTCTGCGTCCCGTTCGGGTTCACGCTCTACCCGCTGCACCTGCTCGTCGGGCTGCTGCTGCTCGGCCTGTTCGGCATCGGCGTGGGCGCGCTGTCCATCGCGCTCGCGCTCGCCGCGAAGAACCGCGAGTGGCTGTTCTGGGGCGTGCAGCAGTCGCTGCTGTTCCCGCTCCTCATCCTGTCCGGGATGATGCTGCCGCTCGAGGCCGGCCCGGCGTGGATGCGGACGGCGGCGCTGTTCAACCCGCTGACGTACATCGTCGACGCGGAGCGCGCGCTGCTCTCCGGGTCGTTCGCGAGCACCGACGTCCTGTGGGGCTTCGTCGCCGCCGCGGTGACGTGCGTCGTCGGCCTGTGGGTCGGCATCCGCCGCACCCGCAAGACCGTCTGA
- a CDS encoding cytochrome P450, with amino-acid sequence MSETGTVRGARDRAGRVVVRRHAEAVAAAQDPVLFSSAASAHLQVPNGLDGAEHARARRLLDPFFAPDELAWLAPVLDDLAAGLVDDVAGGPFDAVELGARYAVRAQSAWLGWPAELEPELLDWVAENRAATRSGDRAWTGRVAARFDRIVRGLLAARRAGATAGPEPEPAAGPDVTARLLAQRDDGRPAWTDEELVSILRNWTGGDLSSLALCAGVVVHWLAEHPGHQHHLRDAPDPALDAAVDEILRIDDPFVSNRRVATRDTVVAGCPVAAGEQVVLDWREANRDPEAFDDPAAYDPEGHADRNLVYGTGPHVCPGRPLATLELRVLVRRLLRAGTVVHDDARPAERETAPVAGFRTVPVRVVAAP; translated from the coding sequence GTGAGCGAGACCGGGACGGTACGGGGGGCGCGGGACCGGGCAGGGAGGGTCGTCGTGCGGCGGCACGCCGAGGCCGTCGCGGCGGCGCAGGACCCCGTCCTCTTCTCCAGCGCGGCGTCGGCCCACCTGCAGGTGCCCAACGGCCTCGACGGCGCCGAGCACGCGCGGGCGCGCCGGCTCCTCGACCCGTTCTTCGCCCCGGACGAGCTCGCGTGGCTCGCCCCGGTGCTCGACGACCTCGCCGCCGGGCTGGTCGACGACGTCGCGGGCGGCCCGTTCGACGCCGTCGAGCTCGGCGCGCGGTACGCCGTGCGCGCCCAGTCGGCGTGGCTCGGCTGGCCCGCCGAGCTCGAGCCCGAGCTGCTCGACTGGGTCGCCGAGAACCGCGCCGCGACCCGCTCCGGCGACCGTGCCTGGACGGGCCGCGTCGCCGCGCGCTTCGACCGCATCGTCCGCGGCCTGCTCGCCGCGCGCCGCGCCGGCGCGACGGCCGGCCCGGAGCCCGAGCCCGCCGCCGGACCCGACGTCACCGCCCGGCTGCTCGCCCAGCGCGACGACGGCCGTCCGGCCTGGACGGACGAGGAGCTCGTCTCGATCCTGCGCAACTGGACCGGGGGAGACCTGTCCTCGCTCGCCCTGTGCGCGGGCGTCGTCGTGCACTGGCTGGCCGAGCACCCCGGTCACCAGCACCACCTGCGCGACGCCCCGGACCCCGCGCTCGACGCGGCGGTCGACGAGATCCTGCGGATCGACGACCCGTTCGTCTCCAACCGGCGCGTCGCGACGCGCGACACCGTCGTGGCCGGGTGCCCCGTCGCCGCGGGCGAGCAGGTCGTGCTCGACTGGCGCGAGGCCAACCGCGACCCGGAGGCGTTCGACGACCCCGCCGCGTACGACCCGGAGGGCCACGCCGACCGCAACCTCGTCTACGGGACGGGACCGCACGTGTGCCCGGGCCGCCCGCTCGCGACGCTCGAGCTGCGCGTCCTCGTCCGCCGACTCCTGCGCGCGGGCACCGTCGTGCACGACGACGCGCGGCCGGCCGAGCGCGAGACCGCGCCCGTCGCGGGCTTCCGCACCGTCCCGGTGCGCGTCGTCGCCGCCCCCTGA
- the nrdG gene encoding anaerobic ribonucleoside-triphosphate reductase activating protein, producing the protein MARTPDPGWRSDRVSRGYVADYKPFVMVDGEGVRCSLYVSGCLFACEGCFNEAAWSFRYGRPYDDALEARILADLAHPAVQGLSLLGGEPFLNTEVCLRLVRRLRAEHGDRKDVWCWTGYTFEELHTGSPGKRALLAEVDVLVDGRFELARRDLTLAFRGSTNQRVLDARASLAAGGAVPWPRVPDAGPAAGADLAS; encoded by the coding sequence GTGGCACGCACCCCGGACCCCGGCTGGCGCTCGGACCGCGTCAGCCGGGGGTACGTCGCGGACTACAAGCCGTTCGTCATGGTCGACGGCGAGGGCGTGCGCTGCTCGCTGTACGTGAGCGGCTGCCTGTTCGCGTGCGAGGGCTGCTTCAACGAGGCGGCGTGGAGCTTCCGCTACGGACGCCCCTACGACGACGCGCTGGAGGCGCGGATCCTCGCCGACCTCGCGCACCCCGCCGTGCAGGGCCTGTCCCTGCTCGGCGGGGAGCCGTTCCTCAACACGGAGGTGTGCCTGCGGCTCGTGCGCCGCCTCCGCGCGGAGCACGGCGACCGCAAGGACGTGTGGTGCTGGACGGGCTACACCTTCGAGGAGCTGCACACCGGCTCCCCCGGCAAGCGCGCGCTGCTCGCCGAGGTCGACGTGCTGGTCGACGGCCGGTTCGAGCTCGCGCGCCGCGACCTCACCCTCGCGTTCCGCGGCAGCACCAACCAGCGCGTGCTCGACGCCCGCGCGTCGCTCGCGGCGGGTGGCGCCGTCCCGTGGCCGCGCGTGCCCGACGCCGGACCCGCCGCGGGTGCGGACCTCGCCTCGTAG
- the nrdD gene encoding anaerobic ribonucleoside-triphosphate reductase, producing MSTIELDQAAPTESTTTLEVLKRDGRRRPFDDGRIRAAVTKAFAEVHGDLTAAHRSRVDEVVDRVDAEIAARFVGAVKIYEIQGVVEHVLLGSHEYDVARAYIDYRVQRDFARSRATDLNHSIVRLLDKDSTVVNENANKDSEVFNTQRDLTAGTVGKAIGLRMLPPHVANAHQKGDLHYHDLDYHPYAPMTNCCLIDFRSMLSSGFRIGNAQVEPPRSIQTATAQISQIIANVSSSQYGGCSVNRIDELLAPYAERNLEKHLADARRWIADETAHEDYAREKTRKDIYDAMQSLEYEINTLFTSNGQTPFTSVGFGLGTGWLEREIQRAILQIRLRGLGSEGRTAIFPKLIFTLRRGVNLDPGDPNHDLKQLAVECATKRMYPDVLSYDKIVDLTGSFKVPMGCRSFLQGWQDEDGQDVSEGRMNLGVVTLNLPRIALEADGDLDTFWRLLDERLETVHDALVFRIERCKEATPGNAPILYVHGAFGQRLAPGDDVDRLFRDGRATVSLGYIGLYEVAAAFYGGAWEHDPEAKELTLDVLRTLHAHAAGWTARTGYRISVYATPSESLTDRFCRLDRERFGSVPDITDKDYYTNSFHYDVRKNPTPFEKLDFEQEYARYTSGGFIHYCEYPVLQQNPRALEAVWDYAYDRVGYLGTNTPIDRCYACGFTGDFDPTARGFACPSCGNADPRTCDVVKRTCGYLGNPQQRPMVHGRHAEISARVKHLAGPTSSPTDDGGPTAPGRAAPSGRA from the coding sequence ATGAGCACCATCGAGCTCGACCAGGCAGCACCGACCGAGAGCACCACCACGCTGGAGGTCCTCAAGCGCGACGGCCGGCGGCGGCCGTTCGACGACGGCCGCATCCGCGCCGCCGTGACGAAGGCCTTCGCGGAGGTGCACGGCGACCTCACGGCCGCGCACCGGAGCCGCGTCGACGAGGTCGTGGACCGCGTCGACGCGGAGATCGCCGCGCGGTTCGTCGGCGCGGTGAAGATCTACGAGATCCAGGGCGTCGTCGAGCACGTGCTGCTCGGGTCGCACGAGTACGACGTCGCCCGCGCCTACATCGACTACCGCGTACAGCGGGACTTCGCGCGCAGCCGGGCGACGGACCTCAACCACTCGATCGTGCGGCTGCTGGACAAGGACTCCACGGTCGTCAACGAGAACGCGAACAAGGACAGCGAGGTCTTCAACACCCAGCGCGACCTCACGGCCGGGACCGTGGGCAAGGCGATCGGGCTGCGGATGCTGCCGCCGCACGTCGCGAACGCCCACCAGAAGGGCGACCTCCACTACCACGACCTCGACTACCACCCGTATGCGCCCATGACGAACTGCTGCCTCATCGACTTCCGGTCGATGCTGTCGAGCGGCTTCCGCATCGGGAACGCGCAGGTGGAGCCGCCGCGCTCGATCCAGACCGCGACGGCGCAGATCAGCCAGATCATCGCGAACGTGTCCTCCAGCCAGTACGGCGGCTGCTCGGTCAACCGCATCGACGAGCTCCTCGCTCCCTACGCCGAGCGCAACCTGGAGAAGCACCTCGCGGACGCGCGCCGCTGGATCGCCGACGAGACCGCGCACGAGGACTACGCGCGCGAGAAGACGCGCAAGGACATCTACGACGCGATGCAGTCGCTGGAGTACGAGATCAACACCCTGTTCACGTCGAACGGGCAGACCCCGTTCACGTCGGTCGGGTTCGGGCTCGGCACGGGCTGGCTCGAGCGCGAGATCCAGCGCGCGATCCTCCAGATCCGCCTCCGCGGGCTCGGCAGCGAGGGCCGCACCGCGATCTTCCCCAAGCTCATCTTCACGCTGCGCCGCGGGGTGAACCTCGACCCCGGCGACCCCAACCACGACCTCAAGCAGCTCGCGGTCGAGTGCGCGACGAAGCGGATGTACCCGGACGTGCTGTCGTACGACAAGATCGTCGATCTCACGGGGTCGTTCAAGGTGCCGATGGGCTGCCGGTCGTTCCTCCAGGGCTGGCAGGACGAGGACGGCCAGGACGTCTCCGAGGGGCGCATGAACCTGGGCGTCGTGACGCTCAACCTGCCGCGTATCGCGCTCGAGGCGGACGGCGACCTCGACACGTTCTGGCGCCTGCTGGACGAGCGCCTGGAGACCGTGCACGACGCGCTCGTCTTCCGCATCGAGCGCTGCAAGGAGGCGACGCCGGGCAACGCGCCGATCCTCTACGTGCACGGCGCGTTCGGGCAGCGCCTCGCACCGGGTGACGACGTCGACCGGCTCTTCCGCGACGGCCGCGCCACGGTCTCGCTCGGGTACATCGGGCTCTACGAGGTGGCCGCCGCGTTCTACGGCGGCGCGTGGGAGCACGACCCGGAGGCCAAGGAGCTCACGCTCGACGTGCTGCGCACGCTGCACGCCCACGCCGCGGGGTGGACGGCGCGGACCGGGTACCGGATCAGCGTCTACGCGACGCCGAGCGAGAGCCTCACCGACCGGTTCTGCCGCCTGGACCGCGAGCGGTTCGGCTCGGTGCCGGACATCACGGACAAGGACTACTACACGAACAGCTTCCACTACGACGTCCGCAAGAACCCGACGCCGTTCGAGAAGCTCGACTTCGAGCAGGAGTACGCGCGCTACACGTCGGGCGGGTTCATCCACTACTGCGAGTACCCCGTGCTCCAGCAGAACCCGAGGGCGCTGGAGGCCGTGTGGGACTACGCGTACGACCGCGTGGGCTACCTCGGCACCAACACGCCCATCGACCGCTGCTACGCGTGCGGGTTCACGGGCGACTTCGACCCGACGGCGCGCGGGTTCGCGTGCCCGTCGTGCGGCAACGCCGACCCGCGCACGTGCGACGTCGTCAAGCGCACGTGCGGGTACCTGGGCAACCCGCAGCAGCGCCCCATGGTGCACGGCCGCCACGCGGAGATCTCGGCGCGGGTCAAGCACCTGGCGGGACCGACGTCGTCCCCCACGGACGACGGCGGGCCGACCGCACCGGGCCGGGCTGCGCCGTCGGGCCGCGCGTAG
- a CDS encoding YwiC-like family protein — protein sequence MSRRPPGWVPNQHGAWPMLLLPFVVGTVRGIQDAGFRPVTVALAALWLVGYLAYFAAGLWLKSRRRERYRRPMLTYGATAAAFGLLVLVLDPALALWAPAFVPFLALGLWASAQRTERSVAAGGAMTVAASLMTVFAYAACRPPGAPVLAVPAEVWLVAALLLAYLFGTVLYVKTMIRERGVRSYVVASVAYHAVVTVAAGVLVVVHDPTWWWATAFLVAATARAAVLPGQPLSPKAVGIGEMVATVLLLAVALVVR from the coding sequence GTGTCCCGACGTCCCCCCGGCTGGGTGCCGAACCAGCACGGCGCGTGGCCGATGCTGCTCCTGCCGTTCGTCGTGGGGACGGTCCGGGGGATCCAGGACGCCGGCTTCCGGCCGGTGACCGTCGCGCTCGCTGCGCTGTGGCTCGTCGGCTACCTCGCCTACTTCGCCGCCGGGCTCTGGTTGAAGTCCAGGCGCCGGGAACGCTACCGCCGCCCGATGCTCACGTACGGCGCAACCGCCGCGGCGTTCGGGCTGCTCGTGCTCGTGCTCGACCCGGCGCTCGCGCTCTGGGCACCCGCGTTCGTCCCGTTCCTCGCGCTCGGCCTGTGGGCCTCGGCGCAGCGCACCGAGCGGTCCGTCGCCGCGGGCGGCGCGATGACCGTCGCGGCCTCGCTCATGACGGTCTTCGCGTACGCCGCGTGCCGGCCCCCGGGCGCCCCCGTGCTGGCGGTCCCCGCGGAGGTCTGGCTCGTCGCGGCGCTCCTGCTCGCCTACCTCTTCGGCACGGTGCTCTACGTCAAGACGATGATCCGCGAGCGCGGCGTGCGGTCGTACGTCGTCGCCTCGGTCGCGTACCACGCGGTGGTCACCGTCGCGGCGGGAGTGCTCGTCGTCGTGCACGACCCCACGTGGTGGTGGGCGACGGCGTTCCTCGTCGCGGCGACGGCGCGCGCGGCCGTGCTGCCGGGCCAGCCGCTGAGCCCGAAGGCCGTCGGGATCGGCGAGATGGTCGCGACGGTGCTGCTGCTCGCCGTCGCGCTCGTCGTGCGGTAG
- a CDS encoding pyrophosphatase: MRWFTGPMDDDAPLTVSGLGERVEAISALYARKFGVERDPDWFMLKLAEEVGELTQAFLVATGRTRPRGEVSRAGPATSGGAVVGGGAVVPDGGASPLADEVADVLAHLLLLARSQGVDVDAAVRRKWLAWEAELRDPPAWPGRHAAAPHRRR; this comes from the coding sequence ATGCGGTGGTTCACTGGCCCGATGGACGACGACGCGCCCCTCACCGTCTCCGGCCTCGGCGAGCGCGTCGAGGCGATCTCCGCGCTCTACGCGCGCAAGTTCGGCGTGGAGCGCGACCCGGACTGGTTCATGCTCAAGCTCGCCGAGGAGGTCGGGGAGCTCACGCAGGCGTTCCTCGTGGCGACGGGGCGCACCCGTCCGCGCGGGGAGGTGTCGCGGGCCGGGCCGGCGACGTCTGGCGGGGCGGTGGTCGGCGGCGGGGCCGTCGTGCCCGACGGCGGGGCATCGCCTCTCGCGGACGAGGTCGCCGACGTCCTGGCGCACCTGCTGCTGCTCGCGCGCTCCCAGGGCGTCGACGTGGACGCGGCCGTGCGGCGCAAGTGGCTCGCGTGGGAGGCGGAGCTGCGTGACCCGCCGGCATGGCCCGGGCGGCACGCGGCCGCGCCGCACCGGCGCCGCTAG